One Terriglobales bacterium genomic window, TTTCTCGCCCTCGGCAAAGCTGTACCGCACTCTCTCTCCGGTGTCCGCTGTCGGCCCATAAACCGATGGCACCAGTTCGCCCACCAGCCGCAGGTACACCACCAGTTGTCCGCGATGATGCGAGGAGTGCGTCATCCGCCGCGTCATCACCCAAGCCTTCGAACGCGTCACATCGAAGAACTGTGTCGTCTCGCGCCACCATTCGTCGGGCTTGGCCCGCAAAATCTCCAGCCGTCGCGTCGCATCGCTGCGATATTTCTCGATAAACCCCTGCTTGCTTCGTTGCGAGGGGTTCGGATCGCCAGTATCGATCCCCAGCATCGTCTTCATCCACCGGCCTTCCGACTGTACCTGGTGCTCCATCTGTTCCAGCACGCTGCGCGACTTCGCATGCGGGCGGAAATCCATGCTCGATTCCGGAAACGCTTCCCAGATGCTGGCGATCTTCAGGAT contains:
- a CDS encoding DinB family protein, with translation MAGTYGFLLETYETEILKIASIWEAFPESSMDFRPHAKSRSVLEQMEHQVQSEGRWMKTMLGIDTGDPNPSQRSKQGFIEKYRSDATRRLEILRAKPDEWWRETTQFFDVTRSKAWVMTRRMTHSSHHRGQLVVYLRLVGELVPSVYGPTADTGERVRYSFAEGEKRPA